The following proteins are co-located in the Microplitis demolitor isolate Queensland-Clemson2020A chromosome 5, iyMicDemo2.1a, whole genome shotgun sequence genome:
- the LOC103579363 gene encoding chromo domain-containing protein cec-1 isoform X2 — translation MRRLMKGKRRKSESPSDADSEENGDSAHQIEDAEQPNKSDDNNESAPKSKRKTSRGKDKSTGDETDLSKNDNEADEKSSEVSTQENGNPAKGGDNKRRKKEDRKPTTSQDNGNSEQEYEVEKIISRRTIKGRRQFLVRWKGYDETSDTWENEKDLNCEQLIEDFMAEENEEEKNAGENDEKSKKTPKKTPKSTKKTKKAKVTKRQRDSESKEEENDNEGGADEEETSEDKSPAKRAKKSKAAKQQNDNEENNEDGDEDEEKEFEVEKILDVHFKKNKSREFLIRWKGFSASDDTWEPEANLNCPDLITKFMDKVEKARSTELRELRTNPSHTKRYTLTMHNKERRLSRRNLGKERATYHECDE, via the exons ATGAGAAGACTAATGAAGGGTAAACGCAGAAAGTCTGAAAGTCCTAGCGACGCCGATTCAGAAGAAAATGGCGACAGTGCGCATCAAATTGAAGACGCTGAACAACCAAATAAATcagatgataataatgaaagtGCGCCGAAATCAAAACGCAAAACATCACGTGGAAAAGATAAGTCGACTGGTGATGAGACTGATTTGAGTAAAAACGATAATGAAGCTGATGAAAAATCATCAGAAGTATCTACTCAAGAAAACGGAAATCCCGCCAAGGGTGGAGATAACAAACGCCGAAAAAAAGAAGACCGTAAACCGACTACTTCACAGGACAACGGCAATAGTGAACAAGAATATGAg gtggagaaaataatttcacgTCGCACAATCAAAGGACGTAGACAATTTCTTGTCCGGTGGAAAGGATACGATGAGACATCAGATACTTGGGAAAATGAGAAGGATCTCAACTGTGAGCAGTTAATTGAAGATTTCATGGCTGAGGAAAACGAAGAGGAGAAAAATGCTGgagaaaatgatgaaaaatctaaaaaaactCCTAAGAAAACACCAAAGTCTACTAAAAAGACTAAGAAAGCCAAAGTCACCAAAAGACAACGGGATTctg aaagcaaagaagaagaaaatgataatgaaGGGGGTGCTGATGAGGAAGAAACTTCAGAAGATAAATCTCCCGCCAAGCGCGCGAAAAAATCAAAGGCAGCTAAACAACAGAACGACAATg AAGAGAATAATGAGGATGGGGACGAGGATGAGGAGAAAGAGTTTGAAGTCGAAAAGATTCTTGACGTTCacttcaaaaaaaacaaatcccGCGAGTTCTTGATTCGTTGGAAGGGGTTCAGTGCTTCTGATGACACATGGGAACCGGAagcaaatttaaattgtccAGATCTGATAACAAAGTTTATGGACAAGGTAGAAAAAGCTCGTTCTACTGAATTGCGAGAGTTGCGTACGAATCCTTCCCACACTAAACGATATACATTGACGATGCATAACAAAGAAAGACGGCTTTCACGTCGTAATTTGGGCAAAGAAAG GGCAACATACCATGAAtgcgatgaataa
- the LOC103579362 gene encoding tektin-2, with translation MAKSVTVYEKPTPHLGLPDWYAKQWELEQSANNRITDSFELRNTARTLRNETKIRTEWDTSLNNTRLDDRVKELSKWEETASKLLNELSLEKKRLRDERAEAEKDLDSIQHPLKVAAECISMRDCRRGTELTYDEPDTELKKELTVIEGLKKTLTDKVQAAWEKLNRLEEIEFKVNLDLQDKVEAIEIDKDNCNLNRNSAIISYKPNALRIPKDSKTYDTWLEHCRYIKNLAENELKDAHTFRDIMSVMRKRARNDMEAQQDASDYALRKRIHQTQKSRNEMQWQKQKVQNELELLEKEIHRLENALINKIDIIKCAETRLENRTYRPGYELCRDEAEFGLKDEVMQLRQTKEELLGKINCSKATFNRLEQLLIQIDRNLDDKQHSLMTDIKCLDMRSSLKTGSRTRLANETDRNIILTNLEDEIPFES, from the exons atggcTAAATCTGTTACTGTATACGAGAAGCCAACGCCTCATCTtg GTCTACCAGATTGGTATGCAAAACAATGGGAACTTGAACAATCTGCAAATAATCGTATTACTGATTCCTTTGAGCTGCGAAATACTGCACGTACTTTAagaaatgaaacaaaaattagaACTGAATGGGATACGTCGCTGAATAATACAAGATTGGATGATAG agtaAAAGAACTTTCAAAATGGGAAGAAACtgcatcaaaattattaaatgaattatcattagaaaaaaaacgtttgaGAGATGAAAGAGCTGAAGCTGAAAAAGATTTGGATAGTATTCAGCATCCGCTTAAAGTTGCAGCTGAATGTATCTCAATGAGAGACTGCCGTAGAGGTACTGAGTTGACTTACGATGAACCTGACACTGAACTCAAAAAGGAACTAACGGTAATTGAGGGACTGAAAAAAACGTTGACGGATAAAGTGCAAGCCGCCTGGGAAAAATTGAATCGACTTgaagaaattgaatttaaagttaatttggATTTACAAGATAAAGTGGAAGCTATTGAAATTGATAAGGATAATTGTAATCTTAATCGTAATTCGGCTATTATAAGTTACAAGCCCAATGCTTTGAGAATTCCTAAAGA TTCAAAAACATACGACACTTGGTTAGAACATTGTCgttacataaaaaatctagccgaaaatgaattaaaagaCGCGCATACTTTTCGCGATATAATGAGTGTAATGCGAAAGCGCGCTAGAAATGATATGGAAGCTCAGCAAGATGCAAGTGATTACGCATTGAGAAAAAGGATTCATCAAACTCAAAAATCGAGAAATGAAATGCAATggcaaaaacaaaaagtacAAAATGAATTGGAGCTGTTGGAAAAAGAAATACATCGACTTGAAAAtgctttgataaataaaatagatattatTAAATGCGCTGAAACTAGATTAGAAAATCGTACTTATCGTCCTGGTTATGAATTGTGTAGAGATGAAGCGGAATTTGGATTAAAAGATGAAGTGATGCAACTTCGTCAAACAAAAGAAGAATTATtaggaaaaattaattgttcaaa ggctACGTTCAATAGACTGGAGCAGCTGCTTATTCAAATAGACAGAAATCTTGATGACAAGCAACACTCGCTTATGACTGACATCAAATGCTTGGACATGAGATCGTCACTGAAAACAGGAAGTCGTACTCGATTGGCTAATGAAACTGACAGAAATATTATTCTAACAAATTTAGAAGATGAAATACCTTttgaatcttaa
- the LOC103579363 gene encoding chromo domain-containing protein cec-1 isoform X1: MRRLMKGKRRKSESPSDADSEENGDSAHQIEDAEQPNKSDDNNESAPKSKRKTSRGKDKSTGDETDLSKNDNEADEKSSEVSTQENGNPAKGGDNKRRKKEDRKPTTSQDNGNSEQEYEVEKIISRRTIKGRRQFLVRWKGYDETSDTWENEKDLNCEQLIEDFMAEENEEEKNAGENDEKSKKTPKKTPKSTKKTKKAKVTKRQRDSESKEEENDNEGGADEEETSEDKSPAKRAKKSKAAKQQNDNEENNEDGDEDEEKEFEVEKILDVHFKKNKSREFLIRWKGFSASDDTWEPEANLNCPDLITKFMDKVEKARSTELRELRTNPSHTKRYTLTMHNKERRLSRRNLGKERVMKEEENK; encoded by the exons ATGAGAAGACTAATGAAGGGTAAACGCAGAAAGTCTGAAAGTCCTAGCGACGCCGATTCAGAAGAAAATGGCGACAGTGCGCATCAAATTGAAGACGCTGAACAACCAAATAAATcagatgataataatgaaagtGCGCCGAAATCAAAACGCAAAACATCACGTGGAAAAGATAAGTCGACTGGTGATGAGACTGATTTGAGTAAAAACGATAATGAAGCTGATGAAAAATCATCAGAAGTATCTACTCAAGAAAACGGAAATCCCGCCAAGGGTGGAGATAACAAACGCCGAAAAAAAGAAGACCGTAAACCGACTACTTCACAGGACAACGGCAATAGTGAACAAGAATATGAg gtggagaaaataatttcacgTCGCACAATCAAAGGACGTAGACAATTTCTTGTCCGGTGGAAAGGATACGATGAGACATCAGATACTTGGGAAAATGAGAAGGATCTCAACTGTGAGCAGTTAATTGAAGATTTCATGGCTGAGGAAAACGAAGAGGAGAAAAATGCTGgagaaaatgatgaaaaatctaaaaaaactCCTAAGAAAACACCAAAGTCTACTAAAAAGACTAAGAAAGCCAAAGTCACCAAAAGACAACGGGATTctg aaagcaaagaagaagaaaatgataatgaaGGGGGTGCTGATGAGGAAGAAACTTCAGAAGATAAATCTCCCGCCAAGCGCGCGAAAAAATCAAAGGCAGCTAAACAACAGAACGACAATg AAGAGAATAATGAGGATGGGGACGAGGATGAGGAGAAAGAGTTTGAAGTCGAAAAGATTCTTGACGTTCacttcaaaaaaaacaaatcccGCGAGTTCTTGATTCGTTGGAAGGGGTTCAGTGCTTCTGATGACACATGGGAACCGGAagcaaatttaaattgtccAGATCTGATAACAAAGTTTATGGACAAGGTAGAAAAAGCTCGTTCTACTGAATTGCGAGAGTTGCGTACGAATCCTTCCCACACTAAACGATATACATTGACGATGCATAACAAAGAAAGACGGCTTTCACGTCGTAATTTGGGCAAAGAAAG agtAATGAAAgaggaagaaaataaataa